ACGCCCGAATCCCACCTTGACGGGAGGGGCGATGGTCAGCGTGATCGTGTAGCCCCCGGGCCCGGGGAGCCTGAGGTTGTTGCCGTAGCGCATCCCGTCGCGCGTGACCAGCGGATGGAGCTGGCCGGCCCCCGCGTCACCGCCGTCCTGCCGCCGCGCGCGGTACGAGACCGACAGGTACGGGACGAACTCGCCGGCGCCGAAGCCGTTCCTGTTCCCCTTCTGGGCCCGGACGTCGACGGCCAGGAACAGGGACGCGCCGCCGGGTGGCGCGAACAGCGACCGGCCCGCCGCGTCCGGTCCCTGCACGGCGAGCGGCGGCAGGGAGCCGGCGACGATGGTCAGGCCGGCCTCCGGCCCGGCCACCGACTCCATCGCGGCTTCCTTCGGGGCTGCCGTCGAGAGACCGACGAGGCCCACGAGCAGGAGGAGGACGAACAGCAGCGTTTCCCGAGAGATCGTTGGCTTCGAAGTCATCATCGCCTCCTCAGTAGCCGCCCTTCTTGCCTGGGCCGAAGTACTTGAACGACCACTCCACCTGGAACGGCTTCCACCAGGGAATCTTCGAGGCCAGACCAAGACCCTGCCGCACCGGGGCGTCCGGGCCTCCGCTCCCTGGCGGCTCGACGATGAAGATCAGCTTGTAGTTGCCGAGCCCGGGCATCTTAAGGTTGGCCCCATAGTGAGGGCCGTCGTTGGCCACCATCGGGTGGAGCAGCCCCGACTGCTCGTGCCCGGTGTCGAGGTTCTTCAGCGTGTAGCGCACGGTGAGGGCCGGCACCCACTCGCCGTCCCGGAACCCGTGCTTGTTGCCCTTCACGGCGTGGATGTCCGCTTCGAGATGGATGTTCGATTTCGCCCTCGGGAGATAGAGCGGCTTCCCCTGGTGGCTGGCCGGCTCCATCTCGATCGGCTGGAGATAGACGGCCGCCACCTCGAGCCCCGCTGCCTCGATTACTTTCGGCTCCCCGATGGGGACCTCCTTGGAGAGCGCCGATCCCGGTACGAGCCCG
The nucleotide sequence above comes from Candidatus Rokuibacteriota bacterium. Encoded proteins:
- a CDS encoding iron transporter — its product is MTSKPTISRETLLFVLLLLVGLVGLSTAAPKEAAMESVAGPEAGLTIVAGSLPPLAVQGPDAAGRSLFAPPGGASLFLAVDVRAQKGNRNGFGAGEFVPYLSVSYRARRQDGGDAGAGQLHPLVTRDGMRYGNNLRLPGPGGYTITLTIAPPVKVGFGRHTDLETGVSRWWNPVQVEWKLTHPAPKGSR
- a CDS encoding iron transporter; translated protein: MSARRTVVVAVALALGLVPGSALSKEVPIGEPKVIEAAGLEVAAVYLQPIEMEPASHQGKPLYLPRAKSNIHLEADIHAVKGNKHGFRDGEWVPALTVRYTLKNLDTGHEQSGLLHPMVANDGPHYGANLKMPGLGNYKLIFIVEPPGSGGPDAPVRQGLGLASKIPWWKPFQVEWSFKYFGPGKKGGY